aggaggagaaagaaatgaaaagaaacaTCTCCTCCTTTGATTCAACCACCAATAATACCAACAAAGTATGACAGAATGAAGGATCGATGGATGGTATATTGGTAATTGCACTGCAATGTCCAAAGGGcatccttcctctctctctctacccccTCACAGGGATCATTGACTGGTCGCCTTTGACCAGTCTTTTGGGAAGGACTTGTCTCTCTCTGTGTTTATGCAGAGATTTGGCTCATCTGTACCTCATAAATGATACGTGAAAAATGCTCAATCCCCACTTCGATTTTCACCGCGTGACATACACTATACaatcatattatatataattttatattaaatattgTGGTTAACTTCTCTCCTATATTGAGTTGATTTTATATGTACGATAGAGTGCATGGGAAAAAATTGCATAATATCGTGTGTCTAATTTCTATGTATAATATGAATTTAAACAATCTGCATTATGCTTTTTCAAAGCTTTAAGAAATTAACTTGTATGACTATAGGAGATAAAAGATGTGGCATAGTTACATCATTATTGTGTATCATCAGTTTAGGATATCACAATAATAATGTATTCGTGTCATGCAAGTTATTCTTGTAAGTTAAATGATGTGATGAGTATTAAAACCATTCCAAATTGTATTGGAAAGTCCatggtgatcaagtaaaatcacTTGGTAATTGCTAAAAGTGTGAGCTAGACTGTGTGTTTGAGTGAGAGAAGTTACTAAGAAAGGCAACAACATATAATTAGAATCATTAGTAAGTGAATGCAAAAACTTGAACTCAAAACACAAATGGGTTTATAAATTATGTACATTAATCAACCAAATGTGATCAATGAGATCTCTACCTCtctctttttctattttatgatcatataaataaatataaattattaatgCATCTTAATTAGGATTATAATGATAATCTAATTATCAATTTGGAGGTGGCTGTTGGTTTTTGTTGGAAGCCAAGGCATGGATGGAGTTTGCAAGCTTGTTAATGGCATCAGTGAGGCCATTAATGCCTTGCCTGTTGATCTCAGTCTTAGTTTCCTCGATCTGTAGCCTTCTCTCATGCAAATTCAACATCTGTCTGTGcctcctttcttctctctcctcacaGCCCTGAAGTGCTTCTGCAATCACGGAAGCACCTCTGGCGATGGCAGTTCCCACTTCACTTGAGATGCTAGCACTCACAGTTCCACTGGTTCCTCCTTGATCttcaccaccaccgccacctcTTCCACTTGCCCTCCTCCTCCTTTTAGCTGGCGAGTCTGAATGCTCACTTGTATCGGAATCTGATATCATTTCACACGTCTCCCAAAAGTAAAAATGTTGTTGCACTAATTCAACAAATCTGATATTATTAATCATTACCATTCAATGCACACAATGATTATCAATAGTACCCtacccttttttcttttccatgacATAATAAAGTACAAATAAATCTTTTACTAGTGGAGAAATTGGCCTAAAATTTAACAGAAAATGTGGTTTGATTGGAATATATAATTCCAAAGATTAGTTGCTTAATTAAGCTTTTGCTTCATAGGCAAGAGTAATTAAACATATTAACGTTAAATTGACACTCCAAATAACTCTTCCTGTAAAGCTAATTCCTAATAACTTATGCATTTTCTTCACAAGTTTGGTCGAGAGACAGAGAGTGTGTGTGTACCTACTGTGGGCATAACCTGTGCGTATGGGAGAGCAAGTGGTGGTTGGGCTGCCAGTGGAGCAGGTGGAAGAAGTGGCAATGCTGCAATTGTTGGAACTGagatttgatgatgatgatgttgcAAAACTGGAGGAGAAGGCAGTGAAGAAGAAGGCTGCTGATGAACATTAGTTGTACTAATTATAGGCCTCTCCAAACCATACCCAATATTTGGATTAATCCCAACATTTGGACCAGAAACAGAAGCTCCCCCCACCACCTCATGACCTCTAATCTGataaccaccaccaccagctTCTCTCCTCTCCACCACATCCACCAAAGCCTCATAAATCTGAGGCACCATATTTGTAGGCAAGTTCCTCTCCTTCCTCTCATTCTTCTCAAGCTTCCAATACGATGCACTACCTTCTTCTCCTTTCCCTTCTCCCACGTTAGTAACCTTCCTCTCATATTCTCTCACTTTCTTGTAATCCCTCATGAGATTGTCCCACTTGTCATTGCACTGGTTTTGGTTTCTCAAACAACCTTTTTTCCAACAGTAGTCCTCCACCCACTTCCACCTCAGCTCAGATGGTTTGCTCATTGATCTTGTTGTCTGATCAGTTCCTCCACCACTACTACCACCTTCCCCACCACCACTTCTCTTCATTCTTCTCTCATCATCCATCTTCTTTGCCTCTATCAAAATCATTGTCTCCCCCTCTGTCCAGTTCCCTTTCCTGTAGTCCCTCATGATCACACGGCTAGTACCATTTCCTCCTTGTTCAGCCATCACCAAAATGCATGCAGCATTCCCCTAaacctagagagagagagagagagagagagagagagagagagagagagagagaagggaaaaaTGGTCGAATGGGTTCTTTATGGAGAGGGTGGATTTGATTTGGTGGAGTGTTACTGTGGTGTTCAAAACCAGTCAAATATCAGTGAGATTATAGCTAATTTAGGAAAAGGGTAATTAATTAATGGGGTTACCTTAAAAAGGATCTAGGGCTTTTAAGTGGTATTTGATATTGTTGGCATATATTTTTGTGGTTTTGTAGGAGGAGAGGGTTTTTGCATCAAGaggggaagaagaaaaataggaAGTAAAGATGGAGGTACCTGTTTACACTCTAACTATAGCTATGATGTATTATTTTGtattgtttctttttgtcttaaaATTTTCAACCTTTTTGAGAGGTTAAGGATTGATTTTGCACCATCTAAAATCTTCAAAGATTAAAGTTCAAATCTGAATCTACTTATTCAAACCACTACTGCTTCCCacagagagggaaagagagagagagactgtgtGAGGGTAGAGTACCATTATAAGAAAAGGCCAAGCACCATTCAAACTCACATCAACAAACCCCAAAAAGtttcacagagagagagagggagagagagagagagagatttgaagAGAAAAAAGATGCAGTGCCTGCTGGCATTAGAGAGGGTCAATACATGACTACCACTCACCCCTACACGTGGTGTAGCCTCTCAATTCTCAATCTCATCATCATCCCCGTACAAATTGTAGATTTTCTGTATTTTCATTTTAACCCTAATCGCAGCTAAAAGCCTAAAAGTAAAGAGAATATTACAATAGGATCCCTAACCCTAATGGAAGTGATTTCCAGTTTCCATACTTTAGCTTTTTCTGATgtcttgcattttttttataactattagatggagaaaataaaaaaatgaagatcCAAAATCGTCAAGGGTCTTCGCTTTGTGAAGATCAGTGAAATAACGTCGTATAATAATGATTCATATGATAATTAGAACCTCTTACAACATGTGAGAAATGAATATTATTAGATTAAGAGCTAATTAATATTGACTGtcatttataaaataatgagaAGAATGCTCAATTTAGGTTTAGGGTCTTGTTTCAgtgctaattaattatattcacTGAAACATAATTCCGTCTTGATTTCTTTATTTGATAATTGACTTTAAATGTGCTTTAGGGAGTTAAGAACTAATTTCTTGCAATGATGGGTTGAGCATGGTAATGCGCAGGACGagcattatatttttctttccacgggaagaagaagaagaagatatatatatagcaaGATAAATCTACATCAAAAGCCTAAAAAATGACTAAGAATCTATCCTAATCATTTAGATTTAGTTTAGTCCCTTAACCCCATGCTATGCCATACATGCAAAGAatgttaaaataataattacccATGTCACATGAAACTTGGAGCTTTCATAGAGCACATCCACCCATGTTAAATTGTCATGGCTCGATCTCAAATTCAACCCAAAACACAACTTCACCTATTTTTGGGTTAGTAAGGCTCATCAACCGTGATTGGTGTCATTTCGATTCTAAGTCCAAGCCTAAATCCTTGGTGTTGACGTCAACAagtccttttaattttttgcaCCAGGCGTGTGCTCAACACGACCAGTTGGAGAGTGCTCGCCACAATGGCTACTTACCATGTGATCATATCTCAAACAATTCTCACCTTAATCTGatggtttttaattatatttttgtaaTAATATTTCTAAGACAatctaaaaaattaaagaaaaaaatcaaataaaaaatttccaacGGTTACTTGTacttttttctataaatactaaATCATTGTTTCTCTTTCCACCAAAACTCTACACAATCTTTCATTTTCTACATTCTTAATTCTTTTTCTACATTTCTAATTTGTTTATGCTTACAAAAATGGCATCTTCGACGGAGTCGAAGTCGGAATCAAACGATAGACCGTCGAAAATGGTTTCATGTGTGAGCGTTGAGTTGCCGTTATATACCGATTGGCACGACGAGTAGGAAGGTAACTgattatctatatatatacagTGAGCATCCTAAAATagtgaaacattcaaaataccataaattgtcctttaagaatttcataaattacaattgaaccaaaagaagctaaaatatttaaccatatttttattttgaatgaatttaatatttaaaattatagaaagaaaaaaaacaaaaacaaacctcCCACGTTAGTGGGTGGTTTCAAGTCATTAattcatttcttaaaaaaaaaacaataatttttaaaaaatatgtaaattaattatttaaataaaaaaatataaaaaggccAATTGCCACACGCGTATGCGTGTGGCAAGAGGCTAGTTATTTATAAATGTTGAAGAGGTAGTTGAATTCcaacaagaaaaaagaagaagaggtaATTGAGAAGATATATCAGCcattcagtactacggtctgatgatattcctcttcacttggaagtgagaggtctttgGTATCATTTTTTCCTAGATtgcgaatttgataccaaattaaattGCCCATTATGTGATTTAACCGAACTTCTTATTCCCTTAATGGAAAAATATCGAtatactaaatttttttttgaaaatatacATCAGCAAAAACCTCAATATTCTATCCAAAATAAATTGGAGCTTGAGACTCCGGAGCCCGACCCATTACCCATAAGATCAGATACTAAGCCCACCTCTATCTTTTTTGTTTACTTCTGTCAAAGAGCCCACCTCTCCCTACTGCATACCTATAACAAGGCCCAGGGCCCAAGGCAGAACATACTTAGATCTGGGCCTTGatacttttattattattttatatccTTTCGGTCTTCGTTTTTGGTAtaaattcattgtttttagGGACATTTTTGGCTTTTTACTAACctctatatatattttaaatttgaaaCAAAAGTAACAAAGAAAGATTTCTTTGGATACtaaccaaaatttaatctagAAAAAACTACATTATGAAATTATAAATTGTTATAAGGGAGTTTTTATGGCACTCTAAAAAATTATTGTGCATTCCTCTTGTAtttctctttaatttattcacgCAACAAGTacgtattattatttttttttttaacaaaagagaTTAACTATTTTTAAGTGGCATAAACAACACAGTTGTTATAATTATGTCctaaatttgaaaggaaaaaaacaatTCCCCACCTTCCTACTTTTTCATTCCATCTTTGTTACATATAAATgcaactttcttttttctttttgtcggAATTACTTGTATTTATCAGCATGTTGAACGATTTATTCTTTTTATCATGCATGCATTTACGCTATCTTATTACAAAGTAATTAATGCATATGCATGAACGTACATTCCCTCCAAGTCTTATTCTTTATATACTGTGAAAATACTAAATAAGAAAGTTTGTGAGaagtaagaaaattattttaatttttgactttCCTATATTTACTAATAAGGAATTAAAGTAGTACATTCCTTAAATTTTGTAATTCACTATATTCAAAATTTGGTGTTGAAAAACATGCACGTCTTAATCCAATGTCCTGAAAATACGCTAGTATTGTCTTAAAATTTGTAATCTAATTTTCTCTActtataaatatttttcaatttgtatTTTATGATATTAGCAATATTGAAAGAAAATTATTATTGGTAGTTCAAATTcatcattctacactccaaactttctatatttaaaaaagaaaaataaaaaatgtagaataagatttttgaagtacTAATAACACTTCCTTATTGAAATAGGGGGAGTGGAAACAAAACTTGAAATCTTTGAGAATAAAAGCGAATTCTTTTAACAAACTGAACAACAAATCGATTGTGTTCCTCCCAAATTTAACAGTAGTTAAACATGTTTACATAAAATTTAcccaattaatttaatttttgacaAGCGACCGATAAACACGAAGGTGTTGGGTGGCGAATACGCTTCGACACCAACGATAATCCAAACGAGTTCAACGACAAGTTGCCCACATTTCTTGAATCcagtaaaataaaatttaaaatttaaaaaaaataaaatttgaagaagGAGAGATCTCGACACTccacaaaaaaattgaagccTCTCTCTCTTTATTCTCTTACTTGCTCTGCCTCCCCTACCAGCAAAGAGCTTATGATTCGTACTTAATTCAGAAGCCTTGAGGTCGAAGGAAGCATATAGAATCTTGGGTCGTCTTCCTCTTCAagtataagtatatatatatatatatatatatatatatatacaagtcGGTGGCTGAAAGAAAGTTGCAAACTTTGAAGGTTTTGAGATGGACGAAGATTGCTGCGCCACGCAACTTATCTATGGCGATGGAGAA
This genomic interval from Malus domestica chromosome 05, GDT2T_hap1 contains the following:
- the LOC103435230 gene encoding uncharacterized protein, which encodes MAEQGGNGTSRVIMRDYRKGNWTEGETMILIEAKKMDDERRMKRSGGGEGGSSGGGTDQTTRSMSKPSELRWKWVEDYCWKKGCLRNQNQCNDKWDNLMRDYKKVREYERKVTNVGEGKGEEGSASYWKLEKNERKERNLPTNMVPQIYEALVDVVERREAGGGGYQIRGHEVVGGASVSGPNVGINPNIGYGLERPIISTTNVHQQPSSSLPSPPVLQHHHHQISVPTIAALPLLPPAPLAAQPPLALPYAQVMPTVDSDTSEHSDSPAKRRRRASGRGGGGGEDQGGTSGTVSASISSEVGTAIARGASVIAEALQGCEEREERRHRQMLNLHERRLQIEETKTEINRQGINGLTDAINKLANSIHALASNKNQQPPPN